GCACAGGCCGCATCTAAGGGGGAGGGACGCAAAGTGGTCCTTGCAGCAACTCAATTAATCCTCCATCGGAAATTCTAACATGATCAATTTGGGGAGCCGGCTGACATCGCAACACAGTGATTAGGAACACGTTTCAACTCCCGGCTTCCTTTGAAGATTGTAATTGCAATTAATTAAACATTCTCACTGTTCCTCAGAGTCTGTTCCCGAGGAAACTGGAGcagaggcagggggtggaggggCCCTGACCCCTGTTCCTAGCAGTGCAGGGATCAAACGGGAGCCGTCTCCTTGGAATATGGAAGGACATGGAGTCTCCAGTCTCCCTGGGAATGCTGTGCTGGCTGGAAGGCAGAGGGAACCTGCCTCAGGTTCCGAGCTGACACCCCGACTCCTGTCCTCCCCCGGGGACCCCCAGGATGCCCAGCTTCCCTGCTCAGCAAGCTGACAGCCCCAGGTCACATTCATAACATTCAGAGCAGCCCCCACAAGCAGGTTCTAGGGGCAGAGGTCCCACGTGACCTCTGACGGGTCACACCCTGCCCCACGTGCTGCTGTACCCGCAGTGGTGTGGGTGTGAGTGACCTGGCGAGGCTGCTGGTGCCCCGAGTGAGGGATGTGGAGCGGAGGCATGTGCTGGGCTCCAGGGtagagaaggacagaggagatCACCCCTGGGTTAAGACAATGGGAGAAGGCTAGCTGCCAGAGAGTGGACAGTCCCAGCGGGAACAGCTGGCCCTCTGCAGGCTCTCACTGCATGCCAGGCCGACCCAGGGGCCTGAACAATAAGCTCTCCCACCCCCCCTCCAGTGTCCCACCCAGAGGCACCGTGACGTGCTCCCACCTACCACTGAGGACCTGAAGCCCTAGATACGTGCTGACCGAGGGCTACAGGGCCGGTGCACAGAGGACCCAGCTTTCTGGCAGAGGTATGTTGTCTCCCGGAGCCTGGGAGGCAGCCACTGCCCACCCCAGCGAGTACCAGGGCCCAATGTCACAGCAGTCAGCCCCGACACAACACCCACAGTATTCAGTGCAGACCACCAGACTTGCCTCTGAGAATACAGCGGAGTCTTCCGGCAAGTCAGAGggggtgaaacggtctgcagcATTCAAAAAAAGGTGTTTCTCTCCAATTTCCAAAAATAATTGGAAgcatcatttttaagattttatcccCTTAGCCTAAGACTCGAAAGCCAGTCCAGGATAAAACAGCGGGGCCAGAAGTTAGAGGCGCCCTACCTGGGAGATCATGCCCGAGGAAAGCTAGGGCAGAGAGGCACAGGTGGGCTTTGAGCTCCCTAGCAGCCAGAGCAAAAAGGCCAGGCCAGGGCTTCATGGCTCTGTCTGTGAGGAGGGCAGCAGGAGACCCTGCATCCCAGGAGGGGCTGCCCAGACACTCATCCAAGGGGCAATGAGCCGAGGTCCTGAGGTCTCCCAACACTCCCCGCCCCCACAGGTTTCTTGATGCAGGAAGTCTTCCACCCCAGAATGCCCCACCCCCGCACTGAGTGGGTGGTCAGGAGACAACTTAGATGATCAACCTTGCTTCACATGAAAGAGTAGAGGTTCCGCTGTGGCCATTTCTGACCCAAGCTTCTCTCCAGGAACAGCGTACTTAATTGGAAGAGAAAATGCATGATTTAGCAAAAAAAAGTCAACCCAGGGGCCACACCCCAGGGCTCACACCTCCTGGCTGTGATGGACATGGGAGTCACCTCCCCAACATCCCTTCCAGTCCCCTCAAGCTGATCCAGGATACCGTTCCTGGCCTTATTCTTAGAATCCAGTCAGGgtaaccccacccactggtcaTAGGGATTGGTTCAGGAAATACATGCCTAGGTCAGTGAGTACAGGATACTGTCTGATTTAGGACTAGACACGTGACCCTACTGGACCAATGGGCCATTCAGGGAGGCTTCTTGGGGCTTGAGATGGATCCATTCTTCCATGAGAACTCTGGGAAGTCAGTGACCAGGGAGAATGAGAAGTCAGGAGGCGCATCAGGCATGCTGTCATCATTAAGGAAGCTAGTCGGAGGGATAGACCCAATCTTGAGCTCCTGGATCAAACCTTACTTGAAGCTCAGCTTATTTCTGGATCTTCCAGTTACATGAACCATTCTTTTTAACTTTCTCCCATTTAAGCCTGTTGTAGCCAGGCCTTTCGTGGCTATAATGTGGAGTTCTAATAACATGCTGGCTTATGCTCTTGGGCACGTCCCTTCCCCTCTCTAGGCCCCAGGGCCCTCTTCCACCCACTGACCTCATGGAACTACAAGGCGGATGAAAAGATGCAgtaagcatgaaagggttttggGATCCTAGAGTCTTGTGGGAAAAGAGTCTTCCCCATAAATGGAAGGCTATTTATCAGACAATGAGAGTCTCTTCTTGCTCATTGTGCTCTGGCCTTGCACCTGCtgcttccagtcctgtgacctttgaagctttatttttaattgctcagCCTTTGCACAgtctgtcccctctgcctggagcccCCTCCCCAAAAGTTCAAGTGACGGGTCCTCCTCACTCTTCCAAcctcagatgtcacctcctccaagaggtcCTCATGACCACTTTGTTTGAAATAGGACCTGTCCTTACTCACTTTCTTCATAGTACTtactgctgtttttatttttctagtcatGTTTGTTTCTTTAGTAGGTTACTTATTTGGTTACTTATCTTTCTCCCCTTGGTCAGTACTTCTCAGACTAGAGGTGGTAAAGGGCCACGTTTTTATTTCCAACATGTCATAGACAGATACTTccatgtgtgcatgttaagtcgctcagtggtgtccgactctttgcgaccccatggactgtagcccaccatgctcctctgtcgatgggattctccaggcaagaatactagagtgggttgccatgttctcctccaggggatcttctggacccaggaatcaaacccgcatcttttatgtctcctgcattggcaggcagtttctttaccactagcgccacctgggaagccccaatacctctatgctgctgctgctaagtcacttcagacatgtccgaccctgtgcgacgccatagatggcagcctaccaggctcctccgtccctggaattccccaggcaagaacactggagtgggttgccatttccttccccaatgcatgaaagtgaaaagtgaaagggaagttgctcagtcatgtccaactctttgtgaccccatgaactgcagcccaccaggctcctccgtccatgggattttccaggcaagagtactggagtgggttgccattgccataaactacattaaaaatacatttctagaaaaatttctatttaagGAATATACTAAATATAAACTCCAAATTCTTATCACACTTTACAGTTATAAAGCTACTCTGGCACCTTATAAAAGTTTATAAACAGTTCCTCCCCATGTATGCTGTTTTTGGGTGAATTGCAGGCTCGGTCCCCACAGCACAAGGGAGGCAGAGTTTAAACACTGGCTTCCCCGTCCTGGAGGTGGGCTGGCGGTGCGGCAGTCCCCATGCGGTCTCCCGGGGTTCCCAGAGGGGCTTCCATACACCTGCAGGCCTACCTAGCTGCATAGCCGCCCCCCActggcttccttcccttctctctctcacctCCTATGTTTCCAAGGGTCACCTCCCGCATCAGTCACCTGCACTCAAATCCACGTTTAGGGCCTGCCTCTGGGGAAACCCGAACAATTAGTATTCAACACAGGGATATTGATAGAATCCCTTAACAGAGTCATTTCTGTTACCCTGTCAGGATTCACACGCATGAGGATTGCAGTGTAACCACCACAcatgtctataaaattggagagaTGGGACCACAAGTGGAAAGGAACCTGGAGCAGGGTCAGGGGTCTTGTGGGGTCCCCACCAGAGAAGGGGGAAGCTAAGGACCCCTCTTGCAGAGGCTGAGCCCCTGTCCTCCAGAGCTGAGCATTTCTTGTCACTGGTTCTCCTGCACACCAAGCAAGACTTTGGAAAAACCATCTCTGCCCACCACCAGGAAGCTATAAATAACTCCCGGATTAGAAgaaagggataaaaaaaaaaagctccgaTTCCATCTGTACTTGAGTAAGAATGCGCCCTccagccccctgcctcctgcacgCCTCGGATCCAAGCCCCCAACAAGAGGAAAGCTGAGCCTTGGCCggcaggtgggagaagaaggtcaCCCGGGCCCTGCGTCCAGCGGCTCTGCCCGGCGCCAGGAGTCCACGATAGACTGGCCTCTGCCAGGGCTTCTCACCTACAGAGCGAGACACCCAGGATGGAGGCCAGGTCACCAACGGCCTCAGCCGATCTCTCAGCCCCAtaagaggggtgggggtgggagtggggggcaggAGGACCCCCTTCTCTGCAGAGCCAGCACAGAGGGCTGGCAGGAAAGCAGCGGCCTGGGGACTGGGCTCCCCGTGTGATGCTTGTGTCCTGGCGCCTGTTTCCCCATCAcatcctccccgccccctcctgccCTGTGCTCCTTTCCTCCCATCTCTCCATCCGCGCCCCTCACCCGACCCTGAtgcccctctgtcctggaagaCAGGACCCCTGCTGAACTTGCAGTCACAAGGGAACCAAATCGCAGGTGCTCCCGGGAGCGCTGGGACCCAGGGTCCTCACCTGCAGCATGGGGGCGCTAATGCCCACCAAGAGGCTGTGACCAGGGTCCCAGAgggccacccacccacccctcactATCCCAGGTCCTCTCCCCGCCACGagggccaccccccccccccccactatcCCAAGTCCTCTCCCCGCCACGAGGGCCACCCACCTCCCCACTATCCCAGGTCCTCTCCCCCTCACAGCTGCTCCCAGCCTAGCCAGCCCATCAAGGCTGCCACTCTGACTTCCCGCCTTGATTCATTAGCCACTTGGGACAAAGTGGACATCCCACAACACCGCGGACCCGGCCCGTCTCTACTGGCACCAGACGCCCGCCCAGGTGTGTCTGGCAAAGAGCCTCGGGGCGGGAGAAACAGAGGCACTGCACGCTTTATTGACAATCTCGGGACTGCGCTAGCCCAGCCGGGGGGCACCCCCGCTGGGGGAAGCGGCCTCGGGCCCAGGGAAGGCGCTGCCCGCTGCGCCGGGCGCGGGCGCCAGCAGCACCAGGCCGGGCCGGGGGCCGGCGCCCGCGTGCGCGTAGCTCAGCGCCAGCTGCTCCAGGCGCCGCTTGCGCAGCGCCGCCTGCGCCGCTCTGTGCAGGGGCCGCAGCAGCGCGGGGGGCGGCGCGCCCGGGCCCCGCAGCAGGAAGTCGAAGCCCGTGCGGTCGTGCGGGTCGTAGAAGAGCGGCCCGCGAGCAGGGTCGGGCCCCGGCGGCCAGGCGAACGGGAAGGGCAGCGTGAAGTCCTCCGTGAGCACGCGGATGGCGAAGTCGTTCTCCTTGCCCAGCGCGCGGTAGGCGCGCCCGATGCCGCGGAAATGCGCCTCCCACAGCTGCGCGTCCCCGCCGTAGATGTCCGGGAACGGGGGCTCCTGGGGCGCGGCGGGGCCTGCGGGCAGGGATCGCGGAGCGGCCAGAGATAAGCGACTCCCGCAGCCACCCGCGCTGAGCCAGAGAGGCCAAGGGGGCCACGTGGAGACAGCGAGGGGAGGGGTACCGGAGAGGGAGACTAATTTCCAGGGACAGCGCTAAGGAGCTGTGAGCGGCAGAAAGGCCCGGAGGGGTGTGTTAGAATATAGCCACTACATACTATTTGGGCGGAAAGTTTCAGAAGGGGAGGAGTCTGGATAGCTTTGTGGGGACCTCGCAGAGCCTGCTGTGGACCTGGGGTCATCCCCAGAGAGCAGGGGTGACCTGATGACTCTCAGTGGAAAGTCGATCCTGGGCCTGGGCAGAGGATGGACTGCgggggagggagacagagccAGGTGAGGGTGAATTCGAaggaggactcagcagggccagcATGGAGGGGCCAGAGCCGGCCTTGTGTCAacagatggggggaggggggagccctGCCTGGGCACGGGGATCTGGGACCCAGGGGGCTGACCAGCTTGACCAGCTTCACCAGGGAGAAGGATCCGGTTGGAAGCTGGGCTGGTGCTGTGTCCGTGGGACACCCCCTTCCCCCTCACTCCAGGAGCACATTCCAGGAGAAATGGGGACATGGCTGATCGCTGACTCACACATGGATTCCCAGGAGGCGGGGGTCTGGTGAAATCCAGGGGTCCGCTCTCAGATATCATGTGTGTATGGACGCAGCACTGtgcccctgggtgggggcctCTGCACCCGTGAGGCCCATCCATCCATGGTCCCAGGCAGCAGCCCAAGCCGCCACTCCAAGCCCACACCTTCTATGAGCTGCTAGGAGAGACCCTTCCCCCttgcccccttccttccttccgcAAAGTGCTTAGCTCTGGGGATACTGAACTCAACGATGCAACCATGGGCCCTCCCTGGGTATAGATAAGCCTCTGGGGACACAGGACCACCTGGGCAGCTCCTTGGAGACAAGGCAGGGCTCAGGGGGagggcctgggaggaggggatggaTGAGCCCATACAAGGCTCTGAGCGTGAGTTCTTAggtcctccccccacacccctgtGAGGGGCAACAGCACTCAGCCTGTTTTCCTGGTGAGAATGCAGACCCAGAGAGGCCCGCCCTGAACTGATGGCCGCAGGCGCGCCCCCGTGCCCACCCTCCTGCTAGGGGCCCCTGGACGATGACTCTCCTCCCCTGCTAAGTACCCTGGGgcatctgctgtgtgccaggctctgccaCAGCTGTGTACCGCACACACTCGGCTTctcccaggccagggacaggagccAGCAGACCTGGGTCAGAGGTGCTTCCTTCACCTGGGAGAGCGTGGTCTGGGTTCTGgattccctgagcctcagtttccccatctgaaaaatggaaacagttgagCCTGTTCTGCCATCCTTGTGGATAAGGAGGTCATGAACCTTTGTGAACCTCTTTGTCAGGTCCTCCTGCGACCCGCTTTGTCAGTGGGAAGTGCCTTCCTAGCTCAGCACCAAAGCGGTTGCTTCCAGAATCACAGACCCTGGTGGACTGGCTCTGAGCAGGGTGTGAGGCCAGAGGGGCTGGCTCGGGGCCCACTGCACTCAGCACCTTGGACAGGTCCGAGGCAGCCTTGCAGGAGCCTCAGATTTGGATGGCAGAATGGCTGTGCCCCAACCCGGGGCAGCCTGTCCTGTCCACCAGGACATCTCCTCCCTGAAGGCCTCCAGGGTGAGTGGCCGGAGGCACAGCACTGCACTGGTGTCCACAGCACTGGCCCGGCCTCACACTTAGTACCAGCAGGCGGTGGGCTGTGCAGaggcgctttggggtgttgctgtGGGCCAGGGGTGAGAGTTGTGGAGAAGAGGGGAGGGCCCCCGGGGGGCAGGAGAGGACTGACCACCCCTGACTGGCAGTTAGCCAGGTGGGTCTGGTGGTTGCAGAGCAGACAGGTGAGGGGTAGGGGCCGCCACGCAGACCACAAGGCGGCCAGGGCAGCAATCCAGGGCAGAgggcctgggggctcagtggagaGAAGTGCTGCTTCTACATGTGTCTTGAAGATGGAGCCCACAGGCTCTGCCGATGGAGGggctggtgggggaaggggaggggagcaaAGGGAAGACTCACAGTTTCTGGCCTGAGCCACTGGAGGAAAGGAAGCCCCAATATACTGAGAGGAGCAACTTGGGGCTAGGGGCTCAAGAGTCTAATTCTGGACCGGTGATGCCTTCAGACAGGCCGGGGAAGAGGTGCAGAGGAGAGTTAGCTAGAGTCTTGGCTTGAGGTGGGGGGCTCCAGGCTGAAGACAGACAGACTCCTGGGAGATGGTGGCATTTAAAGCCACAAGGGATCccccggtggtccagtagttaggacccaTGCTCTCACTGCCGCAGAACTGGACGTGATCGTgagacagagagggaagaagCCTGAGCAGCCGGCCTGGGCCCCCAGCTTCCCCAGGTCAGGGAGAGAAGGTGGAGCAGCAGTGATGGGAGAGGAGAAGGGCAGGCTGGGCTCTGGGAGTCAGCGGGGAGGGGCCCTGGGCCCTGAGCTGCCCCTTCAAATACACCGCGtgtgtctctcagtcatgtccggctctgtgccaccccatggaccctagcccgccaggttcctccgtccatgggattcttcaggcaagaatactggagtgggttgccatgccctcctccaggggatcttcacaatccagcgatcaaacccgcgtctcctgtgtctcctgcattggcaggcgggttctttaccactagcaccacctgggaagcccctgagctgCTGATGGGTCATGTCAAAGGGCACCTGAGAACTGACCTCAGGTTCAGCAGCATGGAGGTCACCCCTGACCCTGACCAGAGCTGCTGTGGCCAAGTCCAGGAATGAGGGGCTGGGTCCACTGCGTTCCAGAGCAAACGGGAGGGAAAGACTGGGAGGCAGCACGTACGTATAAATAACCTTTTCCAGGAGTTTTGCTAAAAATGGGGAGCAGAGAAATAGGGCAGTAGCTACAAGGGAAGTGGGGTCAGGAGACAGGATGTGTAGCTGCACGCTTTTATGTCGATGAGAAAGATCTCGTAAAGAGAAAATGTCAGAATGCGGGAGAGGAGGGTGGAGAGGTGCTGGAGTGACGGCCGGGTGCCCTCGAGGAGtaggcagagagctggggcgggggggggtgccATCAGATGGGAGAGGGCACAAGGCAGGAGGGTGTGGTGAGGGTGTGATGATCACTGCAGAGCTGGATGGGGGCGTGAGGGGGTGGGACCGGGGGGAGGAGACAGGGAACAGGCTGCAAACAGTGGGCTATGGTTCTGCCCACGGGGTGCTGGAGTCCTGGTCCCCAGATTGGGGTCAGCGCCGGGCTGCAGTTTGGCTGCTGGCGAGACACGACCACCGCAGGGGTGGCTGGGGGACACGTTTCCGAGAGGTGTCTGGGGGACTgaggggcaggagaaggagagatCGCCCATGTCATGGCAGCACAGGTGGAGACAGGGTCAGTGTCCAGGTCCCAAAATCCACGGGGCGGGGAGGGTAAGAGCCCGCCCAGTACGCGCAGTGGGTGTGCacctccttttgttgttgttgctgaccacgtggcacgtggggtctagttccctgaccagggatagaacccacaccccctgcattgggagtgcggacTCTTaatcactggtccaccagggaagtccaagagtcTACTTCTGAGGAGCTGGGACTAGCCCTGGGCTTatacagaggtggggggagggggccggaGAAGGAACTGGAAGGGCTTTGAGGAGTAAGGAGGACCCTGGCCCACTTCCCGGCTCAGGGTCCATGGGCTGCAGGACCCCGGGGAGGGCTACAGGACAACAGGAAGGAGAACTGTCGGGGGATGGGGTGCtcgcccccaccctgccctgccctgctgtgtgaccctggggaaACCCCCCCCCCAGGAAGAGGTGGGGGCGCTGCCTTCTCTCCCACGTCCTCAGAGCCCAGCTGCCATgagcacccccttctcctccaccccgAACCCCTCCGCGTGTCTCACCTGGAGTGGCTACAGGACACGGGGGCAGACCTGCCGGGCTGGGGTCCCCGGAACAGGGGGAAGCCATGTCAGCAGCCTGGGGTCAGGCTTGTTTACCCAGCTGCCCAGGAGACTGGGGGAGGGGCCTTCTGGGGAGGCGAGAACCTTGAATTTAAAGGGACCCCACCCagaagtgccctggggctggggggggggggagggtcagCAGGCACGGGGGCCTCTCCCCTGACCCCCCATGGCTCACCTGGCCCTTCTCAGGAACCGTGGGGACCCCACCCTGGTGCTCGGAGACCTCTGTCCTCAGCCCAGTGACCCTCCCAGGTTAATCCCTCCCTGCTGGCTCTGAACCTTGGAGCCCGGCAAGGGGCTGGACAGCCTCCAGCTCTCCTCTGGAAGCCCTGGGGAGCATGTTTTAGCTTCACCAACAAAACGACGGGGGCAGCACAGGATACAGAGAATCCCCCTGTGCTCCTCAAGCTGGCGAAAGAGGAGCGCACGGCTCCCTCCTGTTCACCCCCATGTGAGCCCACAGCACAGCTCCTGACCCACGATGGCCAGGTGCTCTGGGCACAAGCATGTGGGGACCGCCTCCTCCATCAGGGAGACCCGGTCCCGAGTGCCGGGGGCGATCCTGAGAAGCGGCGACTCAGAGcccaggtggctagtggtaaagaggtaaagagtggtaaagagtcctcctcccaatgcaggggactcaagaGACgcgggctggatccctgggttgggaagatcccctggagcaggaactggcaacccgctccagtattcttgcctgggaaatcccatggaaagaggagcctggcgtgctacagtccatgaggttacaaagagtcggacacagctgagcacacacacatcgcCCTGCCTGGCACGCACCGCATCCCACCCACCAGTGCGTCCGGAGCCCCTGGCCAGGAAGGCGTGGAGTGGGATGtgggggaggccaggaaggctgaGGGCCTGGCCCTCGTGGGACTGGTGGGCGGGAGCACGGCCAGCCCTTGGGCCTCAAAGGCAGCCGAGGGATGCCTGTGTCTCACGGACCGGCCCGCTTCCCAAGGCCCTGTGCTGCAGCCACACAGGCCACCAGACGCCAGCTCTCAGGGCAGACGTCGTACCAGCTCAGCCCAGCCCGGCGACCCTGGGCGGCCGCTTGCTATCCGCATGGTGGGGACAACACAGGAGAAAAACCTGACATGACATTCTACAAATGGCCACTGAACACCGTGGAAAAGACAGGTCTGTTAGTAGCCGCTCAAGGCCTGCGTAATAGGGTAACCGCCAAACCGTGGTAACAAAGAGCAACCTGCAGCCATCCAGCGGTCCAGGGCTCCAGCGCAGGCCTGGCTCCTTCTGGCTGTGGCCCCGCCCCTTGAGGGCGTGGTCTCATCCACTGTCCTTCCCATCTCCTTCTCAACCGGGAAGAGGAGGATGGGGGACCCTCTCTGGCCagcagtttccctggtggttcagctggtaaagattcctccttcaacgcaggagaccccggttcaattcctggg
This genomic interval from Dama dama isolate Ldn47 chromosome 21, ASM3311817v1, whole genome shotgun sequence contains the following:
- the LOC133042878 gene encoding uncharacterized protein C8orf90-like, whose product is MASPCSGDPSPAGLPPCPVATPGETRGGVRGPAAPQEPPFPDIYGGDAQLWEAHFRGIGRAYRALGKENDFAIRVLTEDFTLPFPFAWPPGPDPARGPLFYDPHDRTGFDFLLRGPGAPPPALLRPLHRAAQAALRKRRLEQLALSYAHAGAGPRPGLVLLAPAPGAAGSAFPGPEAASPSGGAPRLG